Proteins co-encoded in one Metabacillus sp. KUDC1714 genomic window:
- a CDS encoding DUF1444 domain-containing protein translates to MKMTSRKLVEILKEKLTQPQWQFDFDRKKDSLRIEDSTTNKGVTLSLPGIIAKWETSKEKAINEVVYYVEEALIVMSEKQELTGKEKSIFPVIRSTSFPTESNDGIPLCYSEHTAETRIYYALDLGNTYRLIDEKMMEKENWTSDQLKEVSSFNIRSLKTSIKEDNVAGNIFYFLNANDGYDASRILNESLLQSFEEKIEGKMAVAVPHQDVLIIVDVRNNTGYDILAQLTMSFFASGTVPITALSFLYENKKLEPVFILGKNKPQK, encoded by the coding sequence ATGAAAATGACTTCAAGAAAATTAGTAGAAATCCTAAAAGAAAAGCTTACACAACCACAATGGCAATTTGATTTTGATCGTAAGAAGGATTCTTTAAGAATTGAGGATTCCACAACAAACAAAGGTGTAACACTATCTCTTCCGGGAATAATTGCAAAGTGGGAAACATCAAAAGAAAAAGCAATTAATGAAGTTGTTTATTATGTTGAAGAGGCTTTAATCGTTATGAGCGAGAAACAAGAGCTTACAGGAAAGGAAAAATCTATTTTTCCAGTGATTCGCTCTACTTCTTTCCCTACCGAGAGTAATGATGGAATTCCGCTATGCTACAGCGAGCATACAGCAGAAACAAGAATCTATTATGCACTAGATCTTGGAAATACGTATCGTTTAATTGATGAAAAAATGATGGAAAAAGAAAATTGGACAAGTGACCAATTAAAAGAAGTATCATCATTTAATATAAGATCTTTAAAGACAAGTATAAAAGAAGACAATGTTGCAGGGAACATTTTTTATTTCTTAAACGCAAACGATGGCTATGACGCAAGCAGAATATTGAATGAAAGTCTACTGCAATCATTTGAGGAAAAGATTGAAGGTAAAATGGCTGTTGCTGTCCCACATCAAGATGTGTTAATAATTGTCGATGTTCGAAATAATACAGGTTATGATATTCTGGCACAATTAACGATGAGCTTTTTTGCAAGTGGTACAGTCCCAATTACTGCATTATCGTTTTTATATGAAAATAAAAAGCTTGAGCCAGTGTTTATTTTAGGAAAAAATAAACCACAAAAATAA
- a CDS encoding thioredoxin family protein: protein MTKQSLIKMEEIVMKKLTSVEEYKQLIQGDNVIFMFSADWCPDCRVIEPILPEIEKENSSYTFYYVDRDEYIDLCAELSVFGIPSFVAFHQGKEVGRFVSKDRKTQEQIQDFINSLT, encoded by the coding sequence ATGACGAAACAGAGTTTAATTAAGATGGAGGAAATTGTTATGAAAAAACTAACTTCAGTAGAAGAATATAAACAACTTATTCAAGGTGACAATGTTATTTTTATGTTCTCAGCAGATTGGTGTCCAGATTGTCGCGTAATTGAACCTATTTTACCTGAAATCGAAAAAGAAAATAGCTCTTATACATTTTATTATGTCGATCGTGATGAATACATAGATTTATGTGCGGAATTAAGTGTATTCGGAATCCCAAGCTTTGTTGCATTCCACCAAGGTAAGGAAGTTGGAAGATTTGTAAGTAAGGATCGTAAAACACAAGAACAAATTCAAGATTTTATTAACAGCCTTACATAG
- a CDS encoding DUF84 family protein, giving the protein MNVIIAIGTKNPAKVNAVKAAFASNLPGEFTSINVPSNVSAQPLTDNETMAGAINRAKNALIEANGQIGVGLEGGVVKQEHGYFLCNWGAIVDEHMQPIVAGGSRIVIPEEVGALVFSGLELGDVMDRYVGKHNVRQNEGAIGIFTNGCVDRTEMFTQLSKLLVGQYLYKTSKAY; this is encoded by the coding sequence ATGAACGTGATAATCGCAATTGGAACGAAGAATCCAGCAAAAGTTAATGCAGTTAAAGCTGCTTTTGCCTCAAATTTACCAGGAGAATTCACCTCAATAAATGTACCTTCCAATGTTTCAGCACAGCCTTTAACTGACAATGAGACAATGGCTGGGGCAATAAATCGTGCAAAAAACGCTCTTATAGAAGCGAATGGTCAAATTGGTGTAGGATTAGAGGGCGGTGTTGTGAAACAAGAGCATGGCTACTTTTTATGTAACTGGGGAGCGATTGTTGACGAGCATATGCAGCCAATCGTAGCTGGTGGATCCAGGATTGTTATTCCTGAAGAAGTAGGTGCTCTGGTTTTTAGCGGATTGGAATTAGGGGATGTTATGGATCGCTATGTAGGAAAACATAATGTTCGCCAAAATGAAGGGGCAATTGGAATTTTTACAAATGGTTGCGTGGATAGAACGGAAATGTTTACACAGCTATCAAAACTTTTAGTTGGTCAATATTTATATAAAACCTCTAAGGCTTACTAA